One window of the Desulfovibrio sp. JC010 genome contains the following:
- a CDS encoding ABC transporter ATP-binding protein yields the protein MIRTNENIINVQNLTCAYGESVIIDDISFDVRQGEIFIILGGSGCGKSTVLKHMIGLYPPAAGQIFIDGDDIGPAYGQQRLEILQRIGVMYQMGALFGSMTLLENVRLPLEEFTSMPREAMDYTARMKLSLVGLESSADKMPSELSGGMLKRGAIARAMALDPKILFLDEPSAGLDPITSAELDELIRSLSRSLGVTFVIVTHELQSIFSIADRVIMLDKNTRGIIAEGDPHVLSEESKHPQVRRFFHREVEGKAKDQNLATENT from the coding sequence ATCGATGATATTTCTTTTGATGTCCGGCAGGGTGAAATTTTTATTATCCTGGGCGGTTCCGGGTGCGGTAAAAGTACCGTACTCAAGCATATGATCGGCCTTTATCCCCCGGCGGCGGGGCAGATCTTTATTGATGGGGACGATATCGGTCCTGCATACGGACAGCAGCGTCTTGAAATTTTGCAGCGTATCGGGGTTATGTACCAGATGGGGGCTTTGTTCGGTTCCATGACCCTGCTTGAAAATGTGCGTCTGCCCTTGGAGGAATTTACCTCCATGCCCCGTGAGGCCATGGATTATACCGCGAGGATGAAGCTTTCTCTGGTGGGCCTGGAAAGCTCTGCCGACAAAATGCCTTCCGAGCTTTCCGGAGGAATGCTTAAACGGGGGGCGATCGCCAGAGCCATGGCCCTTGATCCGAAAATTCTTTTTCTGGATGAGCCTTCCGCTGGGCTTGATCCCATAACCTCGGCTGAACTTGATGAGCTGATCCGCAGCCTATCCCGTTCTCTGGGGGTAACTTTTGTTATTGTAACTCACGAATTGCAGTCAATTTTTTCCATTGCAGACCGGGTAATCATGCTGGATAAAAACACTCGTGGGATTATTGCCGAAGGTGATCCCCACGTGCTCAGCGAGGAGTCTAAGCACCCGCAGGTACGCAGGTTCTTTCATCGTGAAGTAGAAGGAAAAGCCAAAGATCAGAATTTGGCTACGGAGAATACATGA
- a CDS encoding MlaD family protein has protein sequence MSRKTNPFRVGLFIIIGTLLFVSVLAILGAGKIFEHSVKMETYLNESVNGLEVGSPIKFRGVKIGSVAHIDFVTDHYVDLDQSALRYVYILGDLNHKMFKTREGQDLVRALQREVDRGLRARPVSLGLTGQLFLEIDYVDPNKNPPLKITWKPEYMYVPAAPSMMSKVESAVASISDTLEDINKANIADAIEDVRDVAKSLTTFLKNADTGEISKRLTGTLTEAEKFIARINQLLADPQVDNLMPDVAAAARNMRLVMESSSGDIVAAMKDIRKASASAKNVTGGMEAYLSGPQGKQTLADLSKTLNNISEASDRIKGAAARFESTLSRVNMTVAGQQGNIEAILDNVRRLMENLRELSSEAKQYPAGVLFGDPPKKGRSGE, from the coding sequence ATGAGTCGGAAAACCAATCCCTTCAGAGTAGGGCTTTTCATCATTATCGGCACATTGCTGTTTGTTTCAGTGCTGGCAATCCTCGGTGCCGGTAAAATTTTTGAGCACAGCGTTAAGATGGAAACCTATCTTAATGAGTCCGTGAACGGTCTTGAGGTCGGTTCGCCAATCAAGTTTCGTGGGGTAAAGATCGGTTCTGTTGCCCATATTGATTTTGTAACCGATCATTACGTGGATCTGGATCAGAGTGCATTGCGATATGTATATATTCTCGGTGACCTTAATCATAAGATGTTTAAGACCCGTGAAGGTCAGGATTTAGTGCGTGCCCTGCAAAGGGAAGTGGACCGGGGGCTGCGCGCGCGTCCTGTTTCATTGGGGCTGACCGGGCAGCTGTTCCTTGAAATCGACTACGTGGATCCGAACAAGAATCCACCACTAAAAATAACATGGAAGCCTGAATATATGTACGTGCCTGCGGCTCCGTCCATGATGAGTAAGGTTGAGAGTGCGGTGGCATCTATCAGTGATACACTTGAGGATATCAACAAGGCCAACATTGCCGATGCCATCGAGGATGTGCGTGATGTGGCTAAAAGTTTAACCACTTTTCTCAAGAATGCAGATACCGGGGAGATCAGTAAACGGTTGACCGGAACCCTCACTGAGGCTGAAAAATTTATCGCCCGTATAAACCAGCTGCTGGCTGATCCGCAGGTGGACAACCTCATGCCCGATGTGGCCGCTGCGGCCCGCAATATGCGTTTGGTTATGGAAAGTTCTTCCGGGGACATAGTGGCGGCCATGAAGGACATCCGCAAAGCTTCCGCAAGTGCTAAAAATGTGACCGGGGGCATGGAAGCATACCTGTCAGGTCCGCAAGGCAAGCAGACTTTGGCTGATCTTTCCAAGACGCTTAACAATATCAGCGAAGCATCCGACAGGATCAAAGGGGCCGCTGCAAGGTTTGAATCAACCCTTTCAAGGGTGAATATGACCGTGGCCGGGCAGCAGGGCAATATTGAGGCTATTCTCGACAATGTGCGCAGGCTGATGGAAAATCTGCGT